TCACCTCATGATAAGGCTCCGGGATGCGATGAATATGAACCGTTCCGCTCTCGACCAAGTGATGTACGGCCGACTTCGGCAAAATGGTAATGCCGATCCCCGCTGCTACGCCCCCGATAATGGTCTCAAACGTACCGAACTCCATCACTTTTTTGGGAATCAAGCCCTCAACCTTCATCCAGGTCTCTAACCGTTCTCGATACCCGCACCCCTTTTTGTAGAGCAAAAGAGCTTTTCCTGTGATATCACTGGCAGTGAAGGAACTTTTTTTCGTTACTAACACCAGCTCCTCTTGAAACACTTGCTCCTGCTCGATCAAAGGATGGTTGATCGGCCCACTCACGAACGCTCCATCCAGCGCGAGATCCAATACCTTCTGCAGCAATTGCTCTGTCACGCCTGCCTTCAAGGAAATATCCACATGCGGATACTGGCTGCAATACGAGGATAGCAACCTTGGAAGGGCATTAATCGTCTCGACCATCCCGACCTCCAGCACTCCAGACGGCTCGGAAGCTCGATGGAAGTACTTTTGCATTTCTTCGAATTTGGCAATGATCTCCCGCGAATATTCAAGCAGGCGCTTCCCTTCTGTATTTAAGGTCATGCCTCGCTTGTTGCGATAAAACAAAGGTGTCCCCAGCTCTTTTTCGAGCAGCTTGATCCGTGCTGTCACATTCGACTGAACGTAGCTCAGCTCGGCTGCGGTCTTGCTCACGCTGCCCAATGTGGCGACCATCTGGAATATTTTCAAATCATTGATCTCCACGTTTCTCTCCCTCTTTTCATCTATCACTGAAAATGATACATAAAGTTATTATCAATCATTATACTAACATATTTCCATCCAGTATGATGTGGTAAGTCAACATCTAAGAGGAAGTTCAAAAAAAGGGAGAAATCGCATAATGAACAAGCAACTACTTTTGGGGTCTATTTTCTGCATGGTCGCCAGTATGTCATGGGGGGCGATGTTTCCGGTTGCGCACATCGCACTGCAAGAGATCGATCCATTTTACTTCTCATTTCTTCGCTATTTTTTCGTAACAGTCATTTTGTGCGGTTTGCTCTGGGCAAAAGAAGGCTTGTCTGCTTTTCGGTTTGAGGGGCGCGGGAAGTCTCTGCTGTTTTTTGGAACAATGGCGTTTACCGTCTACAATATGGGAGTATTTCTCGGGCAGGATTCGATGGGAGAGCCAGGCACGATTGCCGCATCCATTATGGAAGTGCTCATGCCGATGATCTCAATTGTACTTTTATCCATTACCACTAGAAAGCTGCCGCCGTACTATACCTTGGCGACGATTCTGGTTGCTTTGGTCGGCGCTGTCCTTGTGATTACCAATGGCAATCTTACCTTCTTTACTACAGCAAGTGAGCATTTGATCCCGTTGTTCTTCATTTTCATCGGCGTTGTGGGTTGGGTTGTCTACTCGATCGGCGGCGGGCGTTTTAACACGTGGTCTACACTTCGCTACTCCACGTTGACGTGTCTCTTGGGAACAGGAGTGAATTTCGTGATTGTCACGACTTCCTCACTCTTTCAATGGCTTCCGGTTCCTACCGTCGAAACGGTGATGTCCATCAAATACGAAATGGCATTCATGGTTCTTTTACCCGGCTTTGTAGCTCTTTTAAGCTGGAATGCAGGCATCAAGCTGCTCACTCCGCTCAACGGCATTTTGTTTATCAACCTGGTTCCGATCACGACCTTTGCTATGATGGCGTTTCAAGGTTATGAGATCAGCCGTTACGAATTGTGCGGCACCTTGCTCGTGATCCTGGCCCTGATCGGGAACAACCACTTCCAAAGAAAGCAACTGCCATACCGTTCAATCGCCAAGCAACAGCCAAGTGGAAGAAAAGTTCCGTCCATGTAGTCTAAAAAAGTAAGGATAGAAATTCAGGAAGCCCTGAATCTCTATCCTTTTTTATATCGATAGTCGCCGCTCCCCTTGCGTGACAAGCATACAATTTTAACAGAAGTGATCCGAATATTGTCCGACTAGTACCTTCGTCGTTTCAATCCAGAGCTTCCGTTGCAAAATCGTCGGACCCAGCCTTCTTTCCATAAACCGCAGCATAGGCTCGTTGTCATGCTCGACAAAACACATGCCAAAGGGAAACGTCGGCTGCGCGTGTTCAATGGTTTTCATCAAAAGCGTAATTCCTCTTGCCTGCTTCTGATACTTCTCCTGGACAAACATCGTTTTGTACAAAAGCAGATTACCGGCCATTCGCTGTACGATCACCCAGCCAATGACTTTCCCTTGATAGCGCAAGCCTGTACTGTATTCGGGATCGAATTTTCCTTCTTCAAAAAACGGAGACAACAGTGACGGGTACCATTGGCCTTCCCCTTGCTCAATTTCCAGTCGCTCTGCTGGCGTCAGGTCTTTCCAGGGAAAAAGGGTAAAACCTTCGGGGAGAGCCAGCCTCTGCACCCACTGGCATTCACCCAACCGCATCGAGCTGAGTGTGTACAAATAGGTTTTCACCTTCGGCAACTGCCAGTCTTCCCTGATCGCAATTTTGGAGAGCCATGGAAAATCTTGCGCTTTGATGAAGCCTGCAAACTGTCCATCGCTGATGCCTTGTTCTCTCATTTTTTGCTCAGCGTGCCACAACAACTTCATTCCTATTCCCCGCCGTTGATGCCCCTCTGCTACCACAAGCTCGATGATCTTGGCCTGTCCTTCGTTTACAGCGGATCGCCCCAACACGATGCCCGCAGGCTGATTGTTGTTAGAAGCCCCAAATCCCCAAACAGATGAGCCGTTGATCTGGTCCAGCCACTCCATGTGCTTGGGGTGCACCAACGATTTATACGCCCGTGCAGTGCTAGCAGTCAGTTCCTCTAGTTGCAATGTTCGTACCTCCTCGATGGACTTTGGCTTTCTCATTGCTTGGGTTTTACTGGTGCTGTTGCTGTACCTTGTATAAGGTTCCCGGCCTTATCCCTTATAAAGCCTGGTTCAAAGGAAACCTTGCTCTGTTCCGTGATGAGAGACCCGAACGTGTTGTAGAACGTATCCTGGAACGTTACGCGAATAGTGCTTCCTGACACCTGGAATCTGGCATACCCCGTCACTTCTCTCTTGTCGTCAAAATTCCCGGAAGGTGAGAATAACAACCGCAAATTCGGATTTGGGTCATTACGAAGTGGCTCTGACGCCGACAATGTATAGGTTGCTCCCTCTTCAGTAACGTCTGGGGACAATTGTGGGTTTGTAGCATCAAACCCGACACCGATCTCTTCTGTATCCAGCAAATCTTGGCCGCGATACAGCTTGAACACTGCATAAGAGTTGTCATCTTCTGTAACCGCTGGTTTGGCCTTAAACGTTACTCCATAATCTCCATGGGTCATCTCCAGTAAAGACTCGTCGACCTCAACGGTGATGTACTCCTTTTCGTTGATTACAAAACGATCCAACTGGTTGTCATAGTTGTACGAGAGAGGCTGGTTTTTTACAGATACCTCCAGATATTCGCTCAATGCCCTTTTGTCCATTGCCGGCTCCCATTTGTCGCCAATCGTAACTTGACGGGTCTGGGTCGGAGCAATCGGTAGCTCGATCTTTGCATCCGGCAAACGATCTACTCGTGGATTGTTGAACAACATTTGTGCTTTTTCTACATAGGACATCCAGTGTGTTTTTTCTGGACCTTCACGCAGAAGCTCGACCTTGGAATAGGCTGCATCGATCATTTCCTGCGTGACCTTGGGCCTTAGTTCGATCATATCATTCGTTGTAAAAAGTCCCTCAACTGCTCGCTTCACTTCCTCCGGGAGATTATTCCCTAGATCAAATAGCTCCTGTGCTTTTTGGATGTCTGCCAACAGCAATACCTTTGCCTCCGAACCATCCTTTAGCTTATCTACCTTTGCCTTCGCTGCATCGATTGTGCTTTGTGTCACTTCCGGTTTTAGCGCAGTATGGTTTTCATCGGTGAACAGGTCACGAACGGCTTTTTTGGCTTCAACTAGCAGCAAGTCGTCATATTGGTCCTGTGCCTTCTCGATATCGGCAAGCAGACCAGGCTTTTCCTGCACGCTATTATCCAGACCTTCGACCAGCTTCTTGGCATCATCGATCTGTTTCTGGGTCGTTCCTTCCCGCAGCTCCTCTTTCTTCCCATCCGTAAACAGCTCTTCGACAGCTCTCTTCGCTTTTAGCAGAGCCGGGATCGGTGGAGGATCGCTTGGGGATGGAATCACAATGACGGGGTCTCTGAAACGGATGGAAAAACTGTCACTTGTGACATCTTTCTGTGCGCGCTTGATGTTTCGCTTGTCGATCGTGAAGCTGACCTCTTTCACAGTGTCCGCGACTGTATGCTTTCTGGCTTGTCCCGTAAACCAAATCGTGAGCTCGTCGTCGCTCTCTTGTTTGACCTCAATATCCAGTCCGTCAGGCAGATTATGTATTTCGATATCATCGGCAGAAAGTTCACCAAGGAACTTGCCATTAGACAGCTTGATCGTTTGTTTTGCCGTGATGCTGCCATCATTTGCTCCTGCCTCTTCTATCACCGTCTCGCTAACGGAAAGCGCGGGCAAATCAGGCAACTCGGCTCCATCTACGGCGATCTCAAAGACGGCTTCTGCATCGTCCATTTTTGCCGTAATTTCTACCAATCCTTCGTTTTTGGCTGTTACCTTGCCCTCGATGTTGACGAAGGCAATTCGTCTATTGCTAGAGCTCCACAGCAGCTCCCGTCCAGTAACGATGCGATCATTTTCATCGAATGCAACGGCGATTAGCATCAACGATTTATCTGTATGATCTTTGGTAGATAGCTGGGCATCCTCTGCGACCGTTACCAGCTCGATCCGCTCTGCTTTTGTCCCTCTTTCGGCAATGACGAATGGTTCAAATTCCTCTTCTTCACCGTCATACTGCAAGCGCAGGGAAACCGTCTGTTCTTTTTTCGCGGCACGAATCGGTGAAAAACTGAGCAATACAAGCTGCTCTTTCTCTAGCCAAATAAAGTTTTTGATTTTGATCCGTGTAGGATTTCGATCATCTATGGCGGCCGTCAAACGGAAATTCTTTGCAGCAGGTGCCTTGTCTGGAGCATTCTCCAATCGATAGGCAATAAATCCATTCGTCGCTATGTGCCCCTCTGACTCTAGCAAGGACTCCTTTGACTGGTTATCTTCTTCTACTGCTTCCTCTGAAGCCTCTCGGACTTCCTCATCCATTTGCTCTTCTGTTACTGATGCGCTGGCTGTCCCGATTGTCTGGATTTCTTTAATCGGATAGGAAACCGCTGCATAGGCATTGCCGACAAAAGAAAGCAAAAAACCCGTGGATACAACCGCTGTTAGGATTGTTTTGGCTTTTGGCTGCTGTTTGCCCATATGTAAATACCCCCTCTTTTTCTTTTGTATGACAAAATCATGCAAACTAATGCTATCAGAGGAGGAAATGAAAAAAACCTAACAAAAGTTAGGTTTTTTGACGTTCTTTTTTAGACGAGTAACAGATCGACAAAAGATGCTTGATCCAGCTTTCCGAAAAACTCCTGAAGATTGATGTCGGCGAGTCGCTCACTGATGGACGAGCGATCGTACGGCGTATCTCGCAACACCGCTTCAAGCTCCGCTACATCACGTACACCGAAGAAATCTCCGTATATCTTTACTTCTTTCATTTTGCCTTTTTCAATATCAAGCTGGATCTCCACGGTGCCGATATCGAAACGTTTCGATTGACGGTAATTGCTTTTCGGTGACTTGCCGTAGTTCCACTCCCAAGTCTGGTAACGGGAACGGGAAAGCTCGTGAATGTTCTCCCAATCCTTTTCACTCAGCTTGTATTCTTCGATCTCCCCTTCTCCAAAAATCGAACGGAGAATCGCCAGACGGAACTCTTCAATAGTCATCTTCGTCTCCAAAAACTCCGAGATGTTAGCGACACGGCTGCGAATCGATTTGATCCCTTTGGACTGGATCTTCTCTGCGTTTACCCTCAGCGCAGATACGACATTTTCCATCTCCGAATCAAAAAGGAGCGTGCCGTGGCTGAACATGCGTCCTTTGGTCGAATACTGCGCGTTGCCAGAAATTTTCCGTTCCCCGACCTGTATGTCATTTCGTCCTGTCAGCTCTGCTTCTACCCCTAATGTTTTCAAGGCTTGTACCACAGGCGCCGTGAATTTGCGAAAATTGTGGAAGGACTCACCGTCATCATTCGTAATAAAGCTGAAGTTGAGATTGCCCAGATCGTGATAAACAGCGCCGCCTCCAGACAGTCTCCGAACGACATGAATATGATTTTCCTCTACATAAGTTGCATTAATCTCCTCAATAGTGTTTTGGTTTTTTCCGATAATAATAGAAGGTTCATTGATATAAAACAGCAAGTAGTCGTCACTATTGGGCAAATGCTTCAGGGCGTACTCCTCAATCGCCAAATTGATGCGGGGATCTGTAATCCCTTGATTATCGATGAATTTCATGAGATAGCCTCCATCCGTAAACGTTCTATCTTCCTAATCATACCATTTCCTGCTTGTCTGTACTGTTTTCGAATCTGCTCATGTTAAGAAGCATTGTTTCCTAATCTAATATTTTTTGTTGATTTACTGAAAATCCTCTATAAATACGTTTCCATATTGTCGATAATTGACGTAATCTAGGGGCAATCATCTTGGTGTTTTCTTTTTTAGATAAAATACTATGGATCAACGAGGTGTTCTTTATGAAAACAGCCAAGTTCTCCCGTTCAAGATCTCTGCGAACCAAGCTCGTCCTGCTATGTCTCCTGCTATTGGCGCTTCCTTGCCTTAACATCGGAATTCAGGGCTATTATTCTGCGAGCTACAGCTTGGACGACTTGGGCAGCCGCATCTTAAAAAACAACGTGAATTTGACGATTGAAATGATTGATGTTCTCCAGAAACAGGTCGAAGCTGGAAAAATCAGCAAAGAAGATGCACAAGAGCAAGTAAAGCTTCACATCCTCGGCCCCAAGCAGTCGGATGGAACCCGCTCGATTAACAAAAATGTCGATTCCGGTGCCAGTGGATACATGTTCGTTCTGGATGAGAAAGGTGTCATGCTCGCCTCTCCTACCATTGAGGGGAAGAATCAGTGGGATGCAAAAGATCCTGACGGTATCTTTTTTACCCAAGAAATGATTAAGCGCGGTCAGGAAGGCGGCGGCTTTACATACTATCAGTGGTCAAAGCCAGCGGAGCCAGATATTCTCTATCCGAAAATCGCCTATTCCAAGCTAGACCCTCACTGGGGATGGATCGTTAGCGCAAGCAGCTACATGGAAGACTTCAATGCCGCTGCTGAAGGTGTACTGTCTGATTTAATGATCGTGCTGGGAATCTCCTTGATCGTCGGATTCGTCGTCTCGTGGTATGCCTCCGGGTTCATTTCCAGACCTATTGCCCTGGTTGCCGAGCGCGTGAAAGAAATTGCCGGTGGTGATCTGTCCGGGAAAGACATCGTCGTAAAAAACCGTGATGAAATCGGACAATTGGTCCATGACGTGACCCATATGACAGAGAATTTGCGCGAGCTCATCTCTCGTGTCCGCACCAGCTCTCTGCATGTCGCTTCTACCTCTGAGGAGTTGACGGCGAGTGCAGAACAGACGAGTAAGGCAACCGAGCAAATTGCCGTCACGATGCAAGAGATCGCCGTTGGAGCAGAAGATCAGTCCAAAACGATCGATGGAACGGTCAAGACGATCAACGACATGTCCTCGAGTTTGCAACAAATTGCGTCCAGTTCCGAACAAGTCTCTTTGACAGTCGATACAACGAACATGCTGGTCTCAAACGGCAATGAAGCAATTGTCGGTGCCATCGCTCAAATGAATTCCATCAACACAACTGTCCAAGAGCTGGCAGAATCAATCAAAATGCTTGGTCACCGCTCTTCGGAGATCAGCAATATTGTCGAGGTCATCACCTCGATTGCCGAACAAACGAACCTGTTGGCGCTAAATGCTGCAATCGAAGCGGCCCGTGCTGGAGAGCATGGACGTGGATTTGCTGTCGTCGCCAATGAAGTACGTATCTTGGCTGAGCAATCAGCAAAATCTACCCAGCAGATTAAAGACCTCATTAGCGCGATTCAGGTCGATACAAACAAAGCCGTATACGTAATGCAGACGACGACTTCTGAGGTTTCGGCTGGAATCGAAGTCGTACATGAAGCCAGCAAGGCCTTCCAGGAAATTTTGTCTGGAACGACAGAAGTAGCACGTCAGATTCAGCAAGTTACCACTGCCACTCATCACATGACAACCGGAGCAGAACAAGCCGTCCATTCCATTGAAGCGATTGCCACGACTGCGGAGACAACGGCTTTCGGAACACAGAACATTTCCGCTGCCGCTGAACAGCAATTAGCCTCTATGGAGGAAATTTCGTCCTCTGCTGCTTCCTTGTCAAAAATGGCGGACGAGCTGCATGAATCGATTCAACAGTTTAAGGTGTAACCATAAACACTCAAACGAAAAAAGGCTGCGTTTGCTAGTCACCTTTGACCTCGCAAACGCAGCCTTTTCCTCTCCCTATCAGCCTATTTAAACTCGAGGCGGTTGCTCTGCTTCCCACGTAATCGAAATCGTCGTCCCCTGCCCGACAGCTGTTTTCACTTCGATTGAACCACCAAACGCTTCCACCAATGCTTTTGTAATGACCATCCCAAGTCCAGAGCCTTCCGTCCGAGACTCGGTGTCTGTGCCACGATAATACCTCTCGAAAAGCCGATCTGCTGTTTCTTCATCCATCCCGCTACCATTGTCGCTAAAAATGAGTAAAGCTGTAGCTGGCTCGAGTGCCTGTACGCTGATGGACACAATCGTACCGCTCTCGTTGTGAATCAAGGCATTGGCAACCAGATTATCCACGATACGCTGAAACCAAGGCTTGTAGACGAGCATGTAAACAGGTTCGACAGAGGGGGTAAACCGGATGCAGCCTTCCGGGTACAATGGATGTTTTGCTGCTTCCGTAATGGCATTAGCTGTGCAAACATTCAAGTCAACGAGCTCGACTGTAGGGGCACCTTGTCCGTTCCGCAATCGATACGTCAGCGCCAAATCGTTAATCAAGTCTTCCATATACGCTGACTTGTCCAAAATAATGTTGGCGAAAGCATGTACTTCTTCTGTCGTCCACGTATACTCGGCATTTCCTAACAGATGCGCGTACCCTTTGACAGAGGAAAGCGGCGTTTTCAGATCATGGGAAACGCCTGCGATCCACTCATTTCTCAATTGCTCCGTTTCTTGGCGAAGCTTTTCGTTGCGGTAAAGCGTTTGCGACAAGGAGTCCATCGAATCGATTACATCTTGGTAGATACGGTATTTTCGCTTTCTCTTCCCTCGCTTGTCTTGGCTGAGCGGAACACCTTCCGCATTGGCAGGCTCCTCGTACTTTCCTCCACGCAAAAAGGTCAGCCACCTTAATACGTGAACAATCGGTGCACCAAATCGCTGTCCGAACAAGTAGGACACAATCCCGAAGACGAGCATCGCCGACAAGAGCAACATGCCCATCCCGATAAAAAGGGCCTTACTTTCCGGTGTCAAAAGCGGCTCTTCCCCAGGAGTCGTTCCTGGCAACGGATAACTGAGTACCCATGTTTGGCCGCTTTTTTGATCATAATGCGATACGATTGTTGCTCCGTAGCGATCCGGGTATACCGAGCGCAGCGCTAGTTCTTCCACGGTGAAATCCTTGATCGCTTTTGCAGGCTTATTAAAGGAAGCCAGCTCTGCTCCTTTCGGGTCCAAGAGCTGCACCCAACCCGCTTTACTCTTCAATTGATTTTGGATACTTGGCGGAAGCATGATCTCGCTATTTTTATGATCAGCCTCCTTAATCACCTGTTGCAAGAAATCGTGATCGCGGTTCGTCATGCCATACAACAAGGTGTGTACCACGCCATCTTTTTCCTGTATCCATAACGATAGCTGATAGGGAAACGGGCTTTTACGGAGCCAATAAGCCGTTAATTGGCCAGGACCGTAGTAGCTGGGTACGTCAGGCGGGGTAAAGAAAGAGTCGGTGACATAGCCCTTTTCATCAATCCGCTGAAGCCACCCACCGCTATCTCGCACCTCCTCCAGCAGCTCCGGGTCAAAGCGGACATCCTCTCCCTCTACTTCTATGGTCTGGATCAGCCGCTGCAAGCCGACACTCTCAAATTGACGTGAGGACTGCACTTTTGACATTTCTTCAAGTGTCCAATATAACGTAAACCCGGCTAGCACAAAGAGAATGAGGCCAACCAGCACCAACCACATGACCAGATGGAGGGCGATTCTGCTCTTAATATTCATAAGGAAGGCCCTTTTTCACCAATTTGTACCCGAGTCCCCTGACGTTCACCAAGAACTCTGGCTGCGCTGGATCAGGCTCGATGCGCTCCCGAATCCGGTGGATATGTACCATGATGGTGTTGTCGTCACGTAAGCTATTCACACCCCATACTCGTTCGTACAGCTCGCTTTTCGAAAATATTCGATTCGGATTTTTGCACAAAAATAGCAAGAGTTGAAAAACAAGGGACGGACAAGGAACGGTTTTTCCCTCCACATAGAGCTCCCCTGCAGCTTCATAGACTTGAAAACGTCCAAAATCATAGACCCCCTGAACGGGTGCAATCGGGACAACCGAGTCCGGTTTACGCGTACGACGGAGCAACGCCTTGATGCGCGCGACGATTTCCATCGGGTTAAACGGCTTCGTCACGTAATCATCCCCGCCAACGGCAAATCCGGTTAGCTTGTCAAAATCGGTATCTCTCGCACTCAAGAATAAAATCGGCGCATCCGTTAGACGGCGGATGAATGGACAAGCTTCTGTGCCGCTCATGTTCGGAAGCGTTACGTCCAGGACGATCAGGTCATAGCTTTTGCGTTCGCATGCACAGAGCGCCTCCTCCGATGTTTTCACCTTGTCGATCGAGTGGAATCCTTCTTTGTGCAGTACGGTCTCAAGCAATTGGAGAATAGCTTGCTCATCGTCTACGAGAAGGATAGCTGCATCTTTCACGATCACTTCGCTCCTTTTGCGCTTTTGCGTTATCCTCCATTTTATCATGCGTAGTGTCGGCACGCGTCCGCAACAACCTTAACGGAATCATAATTTTGCCGCGACAGATTTAAGTATCCTGTAAGCCAGCGTTTCATATCTGATAAGAGTGGCTTTCTATAATGAAACTAGCGCGAAGAACAGGATAGGAGTGGCGACATGAAAAAAGTTTGGATTTCACTCGGTGTAGGAGCGATTCTTTTGACAGGATGTGCTGCGCAATCAGAAGCAACCGCAATCCCCTCTACTACTGAATCCCCTACAAAGAAAGAAGAAGGTGGAAAGACGATGACGGTTCAAGCGGAATCTATTGTGCAAGCTCTCCTTCACGGAAAAATAGAGGAGGTCTATGAGCAAACAAGCCCGTCATTCAAACAGCAGGTTTCAAAAGCGCAGTTTGTAGAAGGGTATACTGCTTTTAGCGCGGGGTTGAAGTCGTGGAATCACCATTCCCACACGTCCGTAAACGGCAGCTATTATGGCACCTGGGTGGATCAGGACGCCAAACGGGGCCTTGTCCTTACGATGGATGAAAAAGGGATCATCACAGGCGTTTTATTAAAGCCGCTGCAAAGCTACCCCGACACCGACAATGCTTTGACAAAGCTGGCGTACAGTGCACCGTTTACAGGTGAGTGGTATGTGTTCTGGGGAGGTCAGAATGTCCTTTCGAATTATCACTACGAG
This genomic stretch from Brevibacillus brevis harbors:
- a CDS encoding M23 family metallopeptidase, whose translation is MKKVWISLGVGAILLTGCAAQSEATAIPSTTESPTKKEEGGKTMTVQAESIVQALLHGKIEEVYEQTSPSFKQQVSKAQFVEGYTAFSAGLKSWNHHSHTSVNGSYYGTWVDQDAKRGLVLTMDEKGIITGVLLKPLQSYPDTDNALTKLAYSAPFTGEWYVFWGGQNVLSNYHYEVESQRYAYDLIQVKDGLSYKGDPAKNESYFAFGQEIHAPQAGTVVHVVHDIKDNVPVGAMNAQQPAGNVVILDHGNGEYSYFSHLKEGSAEVKVGDRVEKGDLLGLCGNSGNSSEPHLHYQVSDGKDLFHSKSIRVQWENGLNPRQGDSIPAK